The proteins below come from a single Dermacentor albipictus isolate Rhodes 1998 colony chromosome 7, USDA_Dalb.pri_finalv2, whole genome shotgun sequence genomic window:
- the LOC135908654 gene encoding glucoside xylosyltransferase 1-like isoform X1, with amino-acid sequence MRGVLLSLLSSSQCPSDFKQATAFLNYGTTAIMADIRLAHLLLGLCALAAFAGFLLTRFGYMISDDNLHLFRNKAEVKVQDSVTFNDVTLVKPAASERMTLVFVICESHFDLGIVAVKSAVAYSTTRLHLVVITDKQNEAKMRNEYSSWPDSVRKRVSCEVKLEWFPKDNYHTWRSMFRPCTTQRLFLPSMLPNEDAVIYVDTDVVFLHPVEDFWRKFYAMNEWQMAGMAPETENFTQNYYLTKGLHPFVQPFGLNAGLLMMNLTRMRAFGLESRVLELKREFEGRIPWADQDLLNILFYRYPQGIFTFTCRWNFRGEHCQGNGLCTDGPVAVVHASRKMILEKLEPAFVVLHQAMQKFKLGQSLVDGFIVPVREDLQKARPTGCTKELTKQLPLLTLSASRVDNVTGRAVAVNRT; translated from the exons TACGGAACAACGGCTATCATGGCGGATATCCGTCTTGCGCACCTCTTACTCGGCCTGTGTGCGTTAGCAGCATTTGCCGGATTTCTTCTCACCCGCTTTGGCTACATGATCTCGGATGACAACTTGCACCTGTTCCGTAACAAGGCCGAGGTCAAAGTACAGGATTCTGTCACCTTCAACGACGTAACACTCGTCAAGCCCGCTGCAAG CGAGCGAATGACCCTCGTGTTCGTCATATGCGAGAGCCATTTTGATCTCGGCATCGTTGCTGTGAAATCAGCGGTCGCCTACTCAACGACAAGGCTACACCTAGTCGTCATCACAGATAAACAGAACGAGGCAAAGATGCGAAATGAG TACTCCTCCTGGCCAGATAGCGTCAGAAAACGTGTGAGCTGTGAGGTGAAGCTGGAGTGGTTCCCCAAAGATAATTACCACACTTGGCGGTCAATGTTCAGACCTTGCACAACACAGAGGCTTTTCTTACCG AGTATGCTTCCTAACGAAGATGCCGTCATCTACGTTGACACAGACGTGGTATTTTTGCATCCGGTCGAAGACTTTTGGAGAAAGTTCTACGCCATGAACGAGTGGCAGATGGCCGGCATGGCACCGGAAACAGAGAACTTTACACAGAACTACTACTTGACAAAAGGACTCCACCCTTTTGTGCAACCATTTG GGTTGAATGCTGGTTTGCTGATGATGAACCTTACGCGCATGCGCGCCTTTGGCCTGGAGAGTCGTGTACTGGAGCTCAAGCGGGAGTTCGAGGGCCGCATTCCGTGGGCTGACCAGGATTTGCTGAACATCCTGTTCTATCGGTACCCGCAAGGGATATTCACGTTCACCTGCCGCTGGAACTTCCGCGGGGAGCACTGCCAGGGGAACGGCCTTTGCACTGACGGCCCAGTAGCAGTGGTGCATGCCTCGCGCAAGATGATTCTGGAGAAGCTCGAGCCGGCATTTGTCGTGCTCCATCAGGCCATGCAGAAG TTCAAGCTTGGACAAAGTCTCGTGGATGGCTTCATTGTTCCTGTGAGAGAAGACCTACAGAAGGCGCGTCCGACGGGGTGCACCAAAGAGTTAACCAAGCAGCTGCCGCTACTTACGCTGTCTGCAAGTCGTGTCGACAACGTGACTGGCCGAGCTGTGGCGGTGAATAGAACGTAG
- the LOC135908654 gene encoding glucoside xylosyltransferase 1-like isoform X3, translated as MADIRLAHLLLGLCALAAFAGFLLTRFGYMISDDNLHLFRNKAEVKVQDSVTFNDVTLVKPAASERMTLVFVICESHFDLGIVAVKSAVAYSTTRLHLVVITDKQNEAKMRNEYSSWPDSVRKRVSCEVKLEWFPKDNYHTWRSMFRPCTTQRLFLPSMLPNEDAVIYVDTDVVFLHPVEDFWRKFYAMNEWQMAGMAPETENFTQNYYLTKGLHPFVQPFGLNAGLLMMNLTRMRAFGLESRVLELKREFEGRIPWADQDLLNILFYRYPQGIFTFTCRWNFRGEHCQGNGLCTDGPVAVVHASRKMILEKLEPAFVVLHQAMQKFKLGQSLVDGFIVPVREDLQKARPTGCTKELTKQLPLLTLSASRVDNVTGRAVAVNRT; from the exons ATGGCGGATATCCGTCTTGCGCACCTCTTACTCGGCCTGTGTGCGTTAGCAGCATTTGCCGGATTTCTTCTCACCCGCTTTGGCTACATGATCTCGGATGACAACTTGCACCTGTTCCGTAACAAGGCCGAGGTCAAAGTACAGGATTCTGTCACCTTCAACGACGTAACACTCGTCAAGCCCGCTGCAAG CGAGCGAATGACCCTCGTGTTCGTCATATGCGAGAGCCATTTTGATCTCGGCATCGTTGCTGTGAAATCAGCGGTCGCCTACTCAACGACAAGGCTACACCTAGTCGTCATCACAGATAAACAGAACGAGGCAAAGATGCGAAATGAG TACTCCTCCTGGCCAGATAGCGTCAGAAAACGTGTGAGCTGTGAGGTGAAGCTGGAGTGGTTCCCCAAAGATAATTACCACACTTGGCGGTCAATGTTCAGACCTTGCACAACACAGAGGCTTTTCTTACCG AGTATGCTTCCTAACGAAGATGCCGTCATCTACGTTGACACAGACGTGGTATTTTTGCATCCGGTCGAAGACTTTTGGAGAAAGTTCTACGCCATGAACGAGTGGCAGATGGCCGGCATGGCACCGGAAACAGAGAACTTTACACAGAACTACTACTTGACAAAAGGACTCCACCCTTTTGTGCAACCATTTG GGTTGAATGCTGGTTTGCTGATGATGAACCTTACGCGCATGCGCGCCTTTGGCCTGGAGAGTCGTGTACTGGAGCTCAAGCGGGAGTTCGAGGGCCGCATTCCGTGGGCTGACCAGGATTTGCTGAACATCCTGTTCTATCGGTACCCGCAAGGGATATTCACGTTCACCTGCCGCTGGAACTTCCGCGGGGAGCACTGCCAGGGGAACGGCCTTTGCACTGACGGCCCAGTAGCAGTGGTGCATGCCTCGCGCAAGATGATTCTGGAGAAGCTCGAGCCGGCATTTGTCGTGCTCCATCAGGCCATGCAGAAG TTCAAGCTTGGACAAAGTCTCGTGGATGGCTTCATTGTTCCTGTGAGAGAAGACCTACAGAAGGCGCGTCCGACGGGGTGCACCAAAGAGTTAACCAAGCAGCTGCCGCTACTTACGCTGTCTGCAAGTCGTGTCGACAACGTGACTGGCCGAGCTGTGGCGGTGAATAGAACGTAG
- the LOC135908654 gene encoding glucoside xylosyltransferase 1-like isoform X2 has product MYLSGTTGLGKYGTTAIMADIRLAHLLLGLCALAAFAGFLLTRFGYMISDDNLHLFRNKAEVKVQDSVTFNDVTLVKPAASERMTLVFVICESHFDLGIVAVKSAVAYSTTRLHLVVITDKQNEAKMRNEYSSWPDSVRKRVSCEVKLEWFPKDNYHTWRSMFRPCTTQRLFLPSMLPNEDAVIYVDTDVVFLHPVEDFWRKFYAMNEWQMAGMAPETENFTQNYYLTKGLHPFVQPFGLNAGLLMMNLTRMRAFGLESRVLELKREFEGRIPWADQDLLNILFYRYPQGIFTFTCRWNFRGEHCQGNGLCTDGPVAVVHASRKMILEKLEPAFVVLHQAMQKFKLGQSLVDGFIVPVREDLQKARPTGCTKELTKQLPLLTLSASRVDNVTGRAVAVNRT; this is encoded by the exons TACGGAACAACGGCTATCATGGCGGATATCCGTCTTGCGCACCTCTTACTCGGCCTGTGTGCGTTAGCAGCATTTGCCGGATTTCTTCTCACCCGCTTTGGCTACATGATCTCGGATGACAACTTGCACCTGTTCCGTAACAAGGCCGAGGTCAAAGTACAGGATTCTGTCACCTTCAACGACGTAACACTCGTCAAGCCCGCTGCAAG CGAGCGAATGACCCTCGTGTTCGTCATATGCGAGAGCCATTTTGATCTCGGCATCGTTGCTGTGAAATCAGCGGTCGCCTACTCAACGACAAGGCTACACCTAGTCGTCATCACAGATAAACAGAACGAGGCAAAGATGCGAAATGAG TACTCCTCCTGGCCAGATAGCGTCAGAAAACGTGTGAGCTGTGAGGTGAAGCTGGAGTGGTTCCCCAAAGATAATTACCACACTTGGCGGTCAATGTTCAGACCTTGCACAACACAGAGGCTTTTCTTACCG AGTATGCTTCCTAACGAAGATGCCGTCATCTACGTTGACACAGACGTGGTATTTTTGCATCCGGTCGAAGACTTTTGGAGAAAGTTCTACGCCATGAACGAGTGGCAGATGGCCGGCATGGCACCGGAAACAGAGAACTTTACACAGAACTACTACTTGACAAAAGGACTCCACCCTTTTGTGCAACCATTTG GGTTGAATGCTGGTTTGCTGATGATGAACCTTACGCGCATGCGCGCCTTTGGCCTGGAGAGTCGTGTACTGGAGCTCAAGCGGGAGTTCGAGGGCCGCATTCCGTGGGCTGACCAGGATTTGCTGAACATCCTGTTCTATCGGTACCCGCAAGGGATATTCACGTTCACCTGCCGCTGGAACTTCCGCGGGGAGCACTGCCAGGGGAACGGCCTTTGCACTGACGGCCCAGTAGCAGTGGTGCATGCCTCGCGCAAGATGATTCTGGAGAAGCTCGAGCCGGCATTTGTCGTGCTCCATCAGGCCATGCAGAAG TTCAAGCTTGGACAAAGTCTCGTGGATGGCTTCATTGTTCCTGTGAGAGAAGACCTACAGAAGGCGCGTCCGACGGGGTGCACCAAAGAGTTAACCAAGCAGCTGCCGCTACTTACGCTGTCTGCAAGTCGTGTCGACAACGTGACTGGCCGAGCTGTGGCGGTGAATAGAACGTAG